The following proteins are co-located in the Syntrophobacterales bacterium genome:
- a CDS encoding YhbY family RNA-binding protein: protein MEDLKGFEKKYLRGLAHSLKPLVLIGKEGLTDGTTLAVDEALSLHELIKIKFNDFKESEQKIVLTNELALRTNSHLVGMIGHTAALYRRQPAPEKRKIALPVRTGRKQVGK, encoded by the coding sequence ATGGAAGACCTGAAGGGGTTTGAGAAGAAATATCTGCGCGGTCTGGCCCATAGCCTGAAACCCCTCGTCCTGATCGGCAAAGAGGGGTTGACTGACGGCACAACTCTTGCTGTTGATGAAGCACTTTCCCTGCACGAGTTGATCAAGATAAAATTCAACGATTTTAAAGAAAGCGAGCAAAAGATCGTCCTTACCAATGAGCTGGCGCTGAGGACGAACAGCCACTTGGTAGGCATGATCGGACACACTGCCGCCTTGTACCGCCGACAACCAGCTCCGGAGAAAAGGAAGATTGCATTACCCGTGAGAACCGGACGCAAGCAGGTTGGCAAGTGA
- the pdxT gene encoding pyridoxal 5'-phosphate synthase glutaminase subunit PdxT, whose product MSSFDFSKQEGASETIGVLNLQGDVFEHLDHLERIGVPCRSVKHANEFTHLAGLIIPGGESTCLSRLLHIYGIDQAIISNCQGGMKIWGTCAGAILLARAIKGENPHLGLIDMEIERNSFGSQLDSFTREASVPRVSPLPMPLTFIRAPKIIRVGSGVDILLRQDDFIAAAESPAVLVTVFHPELTPSLEFHRYFARKCGLLPLAEGAAASPGWDRTSWMRRARLA is encoded by the coding sequence ATGAGCAGCTTTGACTTCAGTAAACAGGAAGGCGCCAGCGAAACAATCGGGGTTCTGAATCTCCAGGGCGACGTATTCGAGCATCTCGATCACTTGGAGAGAATCGGCGTTCCGTGCCGTTCCGTAAAACATGCCAATGAATTCACTCATCTGGCAGGGCTTATCATCCCCGGCGGTGAAAGCACCTGCCTTTCCAGACTGCTGCACATCTATGGCATCGATCAGGCGATCATCAGCAACTGCCAAGGGGGGATGAAAATCTGGGGTACCTGCGCAGGCGCAATACTCCTCGCCCGAGCGATCAAGGGTGAGAATCCTCATCTGGGCCTGATCGACATGGAGATAGAACGCAACAGTTTCGGCAGCCAACTGGACAGTTTTACGCGCGAGGCTTCAGTGCCGAGAGTTTCCCCTTTGCCGATGCCGCTTACGTTCATCCGCGCCCCGAAGATTATCCGCGTCGGCAGCGGGGTCGATATTCTGCTTAGGCAGGACGACTTCATCGCGGCTGCGGAATCGCCGGCTGTACTGGTCACGGTCTTTCACCCGGAATTGACGCCTTCTTTGGAGTTTCACCGTTATTTCGCCCGTAAATGCGGCCTGCTCCCCCTCGCGGAAGGAGCTGCCGCATCGCCCGGATGGGACAGGACAAGCTGGATGCGGCGCGCCAGACTCGCTTAA
- the pdxS gene encoding pyridoxal 5'-phosphate synthase lyase subunit PdxS, translated as METKRYELNVQLAQMLKGGVIMDVTNVEQAKIAEDAGAVAVMALERVPSDIRKDGGVARMSDPAMIAEIKKAMTIPVMAKARIGHFVEAQILQELKIDYIDESEVLTPADEECHIDKTKFSIPFVCGARNLGEALRRIAEGAAMIRTKGEAGTGNVVEAVRHMRTVNREIRRLVGMPQEEVTAFAKENGIPYELALKVRELGRLPVVNFAAGGIATPADAALMMQLGCDGVFVGSGIFKSAAPAKRARAIVKATAYFNDPAKVLEASLDIGEAMPGLEISSIPEEQLLAGRGW; from the coding sequence ATGGAAACAAAACGATATGAGCTGAATGTCCAGTTGGCGCAGATGCTCAAGGGCGGCGTTATCATGGATGTAACAAATGTGGAACAGGCGAAAATCGCCGAAGACGCAGGTGCGGTGGCGGTCATGGCCCTCGAACGGGTTCCTTCTGACATTCGCAAGGACGGCGGAGTGGCCAGAATGTCGGATCCCGCGATGATTGCCGAAATCAAAAAGGCTATGACGATTCCGGTTATGGCGAAGGCGAGGATCGGCCATTTCGTGGAGGCGCAGATACTTCAGGAGCTCAAGATTGATTACATCGATGAAAGCGAGGTGCTGACACCGGCGGATGAGGAATGCCATATTGACAAGACGAAATTCTCGATACCTTTCGTCTGTGGGGCGCGCAATCTGGGCGAGGCGTTGCGGCGAATCGCCGAGGGCGCAGCGATGATCCGCACGAAAGGTGAGGCGGGAACGGGAAATGTCGTTGAAGCCGTGCGGCATATGCGGACGGTGAACCGAGAAATTCGCAGACTGGTCGGCATGCCGCAGGAAGAGGTAACAGCCTTTGCCAAGGAAAACGGCATTCCCTATGAACTGGCGTTAAAGGTTCGGGAGCTCGGGCGGCTGCCGGTTGTAAACTTTGCCGCCGGCGGAATCGCGACTCCGGCAGATGCGGCGCTGATGATGCAGCTTGGCTGTGACGGGGTCTTTGTAGGCTCCGGGATCTTCAAATCGGCGGCGCCAGCCAAACGCGCCCGGGCCATTGTCAAGGCTACCGCCTACTTCAACGACCCAGCCAAGGTGCTCGAAGCGTCGCTGGACATCGGCGAGGCGATGCCCGGTTTGGAAATTTCCTCTATTCCCGAGGAACAGTTGCTGGCCGGCCGTGGCTGGTAA
- the mnmG gene encoding tRNA uridine-5-carboxymethylaminomethyl(34) synthesis enzyme MnmG, which produces MNREYDVIVIGGGHAGCEAALAAARLGCETLLFNISLDSLAIMPCNPAIGGLAKSQIVKEVDALGGEMGRIADQTAVHFRRLNASKGPAVQATRFQCDKQLYRLTMKSVLEQTPHLHLRQGLVEKVIVEDGGICGVVDQPGVFYRAKAVVITTGTFLDGLVHIGDVRYQAGRAGEIASLELAFCLKSLGLEMGRFKTGTPPRLKASTIDFSKTVRQDSDPDPEPFSFRTQRLRTERLPSFFTATTAATHRLIHANIHLSPLYSGAITGVSARYCPSLEDKVMHFSGKESHPVVLEHEGIATEEIYAKGLGNSLPPALQEEIVHSVPGLEEAEIMRLAYAIEYDFVQPTQLKLTLETKMVAGLYLAGQINGTSGYEEAAGQGFWAGVNAALAVQKRPPFILERSEAYLAVMVDDLVTRGVDEPFRMFPSRAEYRLLLREDNATIRLSKKGHELGMITDEEYKQQQDHISRIAGGIKRLSSARIVPTEETQKVLGELNTAPIKNPVTLFQLLKREGVCHDDLARFAGWEEIPDSFVKKEIEIEAKYEGYIQRQQEAIRKRKDFDGVTIPADIDYASVPGLSNELQAKFTRVAPATIGQAGRIPGITDAAITALLVALKKREYRHSQ; this is translated from the coding sequence ATGAACAGGGAGTATGACGTAATTGTGATCGGCGGCGGCCATGCAGGCTGCGAGGCCGCGCTCGCCGCGGCGCGGCTGGGCTGTGAGACGCTGCTTTTCAACATCAGTCTTGATTCGCTGGCAATTATGCCCTGTAACCCGGCGATCGGCGGATTGGCCAAAAGCCAGATCGTTAAGGAGGTGGACGCCCTCGGCGGCGAGATGGGACGTATTGCCGACCAGACCGCAGTCCATTTCCGCCGCTTGAACGCCTCCAAAGGGCCGGCGGTGCAGGCTACCCGTTTTCAGTGCGACAAGCAACTGTATCGTCTGACAATGAAGTCCGTCCTGGAGCAGACGCCGCATCTTCACCTCCGCCAGGGGCTCGTGGAAAAAGTCATTGTAGAAGACGGGGGCATTTGCGGTGTTGTGGATCAACCGGGTGTATTTTACAGGGCAAAGGCGGTCGTGATCACGACCGGCACTTTCCTGGACGGACTGGTCCATATTGGCGACGTCCGCTATCAGGCGGGACGGGCCGGCGAAATTGCCTCCCTGGAGCTTGCCTTCTGCCTGAAATCGCTCGGTTTGGAAATGGGACGGTTTAAAACTGGCACTCCCCCGCGTCTGAAGGCCTCCACGATAGACTTTTCTAAAACCGTACGCCAGGACAGCGATCCCGATCCGGAACCGTTTTCATTTCGCACCCAAAGGCTCCGCACCGAGCGCCTGCCTTCTTTTTTTACGGCGACGACCGCGGCAACCCATCGGCTGATCCACGCCAACATCCATCTTTCTCCGTTGTATTCCGGGGCTATTACCGGCGTCAGCGCCCGCTACTGCCCGTCTCTGGAGGACAAGGTGATGCATTTCTCCGGTAAGGAAAGCCATCCCGTTGTACTGGAGCATGAGGGAATCGCAACCGAGGAAATTTACGCCAAAGGGCTGGGCAACAGCCTGCCTCCCGCGTTACAGGAAGAGATCGTCCACAGTGTTCCCGGACTGGAAGAGGCGGAGATCATGCGCCTGGCCTATGCGATTGAATACGACTTTGTCCAGCCAACCCAGCTAAAATTGACGCTGGAGACAAAAATGGTTGCCGGCCTCTACCTGGCCGGCCAAATCAACGGCACCTCCGGTTACGAAGAGGCCGCCGGTCAGGGTTTCTGGGCCGGCGTCAACGCGGCGCTCGCGGTGCAGAAGCGGCCCCCCTTCATTCTGGAAAGGTCCGAGGCGTATCTGGCGGTGATGGTGGACGATCTTGTTACAAGGGGAGTAGATGAGCCTTTTCGAATGTTCCCCTCCCGCGCTGAATACCGGCTTTTATTGCGCGAAGACAACGCCACAATCCGACTGTCGAAAAAAGGTCACGAATTGGGGATGATCACGGATGAAGAATACAAGCAGCAGCAGGATCACATCAGCCGCATTGCCGGCGGCATCAAGAGGCTCTCTTCCGCCCGGATCGTTCCCACGGAGGAGACGCAAAAGGTTCTTGGGGAGTTAAACACGGCTCCGATTAAAAATCCGGTCACACTGTTTCAACTGCTCAAACGCGAGGGAGTGTGCCATGATGACCTTGCTCGCTTTGCCGGCTGGGAGGAAATTCCGGACAGCTTCGTGAAAAAAGAGATCGAAATTGAGGCAAAATACGAGGGCTATATACAAAGGCAGCAGGAAGCAATCAGAAAAAGGAAGGACTTCGACGGGGTAACTATCCCGGCAGATATTGATTACGCCTCCGTCCCCGGGTTGTCCAACGAACTGCAGGCGAAGTTCACCCGCGTCGCTCCGGCCACCATCGGTCAGGCAGG
- a CDS encoding fumarylacetoacetate hydrolase family protein, with the protein MRISQLLSPLAPPNILAVGLNYGRHAEETKVSRPEIPVLFIKATTSVIGTGETIVLPAAGPDQVDYEAELAIVIGKKAKNVRREDALKYVLGYSCANDVSARDWQIEKQKRQWSRGKSFDTFCPLGPCIVTCDEIPSPNNLRICSILNGKIMQNSNTADMIFDIPALISDLSQSLTLLPGTVILTGTPEGVGFARKPPVFLRDGDEIVIEIEKIGRLVNRVGTEA; encoded by the coding sequence ATGCGCATATCGCAACTACTTTCTCCACTCGCTCCGCCGAATATCCTGGCCGTTGGGCTAAATTACGGACGTCACGCCGAAGAGACCAAGGTCAGCCGTCCGGAAATCCCGGTTTTGTTTATTAAGGCGACAACGAGTGTGATCGGTACGGGGGAGACGATCGTACTGCCGGCGGCGGGGCCTGATCAAGTTGACTATGAGGCTGAACTGGCCATCGTAATCGGCAAAAAGGCGAAAAACGTCCGCCGGGAAGATGCCCTGAAGTATGTGCTGGGATACAGTTGCGCCAATGACGTCAGCGCCAGGGACTGGCAGATTGAAAAACAGAAACGGCAGTGGTCGCGCGGCAAAAGCTTCGACACCTTCTGTCCCTTGGGTCCCTGCATCGTTACCTGCGACGAAATTCCCTCTCCCAATAATCTTCGCATTTGTTCCATATTAAACGGCAAAATCATGCAGAATTCCAATACAGCAGACATGATTTTCGATATCCCGGCCTTGATCAGCGATCTCAGCCAGTCGCTTACCCTGCTTCCCGGTACGGTAATTCTGACGGGCACTCCGGAAGGAGTGGGATTTGCCAGAAAACCGCCGGTCTTTCTCAGGGATGGCGACGAGATAGTTATAGAAATAGAAAAGATAGGGCGCCTTGTCAACCGCGTGGGCACAGAAGCATGA
- the hisF gene encoding imidazole glycerol phosphate synthase subunit HisF, translating into MLSKRIIPCLDVRDGRLTKGIKFQQNVDIGDPVAAAREYYEQGADEIVFYDITASAERRAIMLDVVKRVAETIFIPFSVGGGIKTLEEMRQVILAGAEKVSLNSWAVQHPEIITAGARAFGNQCIVLGMDVKKSPASQHIPSGYEIVINGGRTPTAIDALWWAKEGERLGAGEICLNSIDADGTQTGYELTLTEMISTGVGIPVIASGGAGQPEHLLDVLTTGKADAALIASMVHYRSHTISSIKTFLSENSVRVRQLW; encoded by the coding sequence ATGCTTAGCAAAAGGATTATCCCCTGTCTCGACGTCCGCGACGGTCGTCTGACAAAAGGGATTAAATTTCAGCAAAACGTGGATATCGGCGATCCGGTCGCAGCGGCACGCGAATATTATGAGCAAGGCGCCGACGAAATTGTCTTTTATGACATCACCGCTTCTGCCGAGCGGCGGGCGATTATGCTGGATGTCGTCAAACGGGTTGCCGAAACGATCTTCATCCCCTTTTCCGTGGGGGGCGGAATCAAGACGCTGGAGGAGATGCGACAGGTAATCCTTGCCGGTGCGGAGAAGGTCAGCCTCAACTCTTGGGCCGTGCAGCATCCGGAAATAATAACCGCGGGGGCAAGGGCCTTCGGCAATCAGTGCATAGTTTTGGGTATGGACGTTAAGAAGTCGCCGGCAAGTCAGCATATCCCCTCCGGATACGAAATCGTCATCAATGGCGGACGAACGCCAACCGCCATAGACGCCCTCTGGTGGGCAAAAGAGGGAGAGAGACTCGGCGCAGGGGAGATCTGTCTGAACTCTATCGACGCAGATGGAACTCAAACGGGCTATGAACTGACCCTTACCGAAATGATCTCCACCGGCGTCGGAATCCCGGTAATCGCCTCCGGCGGCGCAGGACAGCCGGAGCACCTGCTCGACGTTTTAACTACGGGGAAGGCCGATGCCGCCCTGATCGCCTCGATGGTTCATTACCGCAGTCATACGATCTCTTCAATAAAGACCTTTCTTTCCGAAAACTCCGTCAGAGTGCGCCAATTATGGTAA
- a CDS encoding SDR family NAD(P)-dependent oxidoreductase, whose product MIQKYSVAVVTGASIGIGRAVAKQLAQAKVKLILIARREAKLRALAQELRDLTTCHLVNCDLRDHANLAQHFKELPDAFSAVDILINNAGLALGVAPAQQASWRDWQDMIDVNCTALAHITHLLLPGMVARNRGHIVNIGSVAGTYPYLGGNVYGATKSFVKQFSLNLKADLLGTAVRVTNIEPAMVGGTEFSQVRFKGDEGKAAQVYEGVEPLGPESVADAVLWAVSQPPHVNITRIELMPVCQAASGIAVDRKLP is encoded by the coding sequence ATGATTCAAAAATATAGCGTTGCTGTCGTGACGGGCGCCTCGATCGGCATTGGGCGGGCGGTGGCCAAGCAATTGGCGCAGGCCAAAGTAAAGCTTATTTTAATTGCGCGCCGCGAAGCAAAATTGCGGGCGCTTGCCCAGGAGCTCCGAGATTTGACAACCTGCCATCTGGTGAATTGTGATCTTCGCGACCACGCAAACCTGGCCCAACATTTCAAAGAGCTGCCGGACGCTTTTTCTGCCGTCGATATTTTAATCAACAATGCCGGATTGGCCTTAGGCGTGGCGCCTGCACAACAAGCTTCGTGGAGGGACTGGCAGGACATGATAGATGTAAATTGTACAGCGCTGGCCCACATCACCCATTTGCTTTTACCGGGGATGGTTGCCAGAAACCGCGGTCATATTGTGAATATTGGTTCGGTTGCCGGCACTTATCCCTACCTTGGCGGCAACGTATATGGCGCCACGAAGTCTTTTGTGAAGCAGTTCTCGCTCAATTTGAAGGCCGATCTTCTGGGTACCGCTGTCCGAGTTACCAATATAGAGCCGGCCATGGTGGGCGGCACCGAGTTTTCACAGGTGAGGTTTAAGGGCGATGAAGGTAAGGCGGCGCAGGTTTACGAAGGGGTCGAGCCCCTTGGTCCCGAGTCTGTGGCCGATGCTGTGCTTTGGGCGGTTTCTCAGCCGCCGCATGTCAATATAACCAGGATTGAGTTAATGCCCGTATGTCAAGCTGCCAGCGGGATTGCTGTTGACAGAAAATTACCATAA
- a CDS encoding TIGR01212 family radical SAM protein (This family includes YhcC from E. coli K-12, an uncharacterized radical SAM protein.) encodes MPKPAFWNNNKRYYDLKSYWKNLFGFPVHKLIIDAGFTCPNRDGKVARGGCTYCDGRGSALRQAGSLPSVGEQLRRGREFYGRSAPAKKFIAYFQTFTNTYAPVEELRELYDEALAGDDIIGLAIGTRPDCVPSETLALIRSYAQLHHVWLELGLQSIHNRTLQETNRGHDATTFRDAVARAAGAPLLLCAHIIVGLPGESRAMIMETAQAIAAMPLQGIKIHSLLALQGTPLGNRFQRGGVDLMSQEEYVNIVCDILELLPPTMVIQRLTADGYRDIFLGPPWAANKLAVINAINRELEKRDSWQGKHFT; translated from the coding sequence GTGCCCAAGCCTGCTTTCTGGAACAATAATAAACGTTACTACGATCTCAAGAGTTACTGGAAAAACCTCTTTGGCTTCCCCGTGCACAAGCTTATTATAGATGCCGGTTTTACCTGCCCCAACCGGGATGGGAAGGTTGCGAGGGGAGGGTGCACTTATTGTGACGGACGGGGCTCGGCACTGCGTCAGGCGGGGTCTCTGCCTTCAGTAGGCGAGCAGCTTCGCCGGGGAAGGGAGTTTTATGGCCGGAGTGCCCCGGCAAAGAAGTTTATCGCCTATTTTCAGACTTTTACAAACACCTACGCCCCCGTCGAAGAACTGCGCGAACTCTACGATGAGGCGCTGGCAGGCGATGACATTATCGGCCTGGCGATTGGAACCAGACCTGATTGCGTGCCGTCTGAAACTCTTGCCCTGATCCGTTCTTACGCACAGCTTCATCACGTCTGGCTGGAGCTTGGCCTCCAGTCGATCCATAACCGGACGTTACAGGAAACGAACAGGGGCCATGATGCGACAACCTTCCGTGACGCGGTCGCCCGCGCGGCCGGCGCTCCGCTTCTGCTCTGCGCTCATATCATTGTCGGCCTTCCCGGCGAATCAAGGGCGATGATAATGGAAACGGCGCAGGCGATCGCCGCAATGCCGCTGCAGGGGATAAAAATACACTCGCTCCTGGCGCTGCAGGGAACTCCGCTGGGCAATCGTTTTCAGCGGGGCGGTGTTGACCTGATGAGCCAAGAGGAGTATGTTAACATTGTTTGCGACATCCTGGAGCTGCTGCCGCCGACGATGGTGATTCAGCGGCTGACGGCGGACGGATACAGGGATATCTTTCTCGGCCCCCCGTGGGCGGCAAACAAACTGGCCGTGATAAATGCGATTAACCGCGAATTAGAGAAAAGGGACAGTTGGCAGGGGAAACATTTCACGTGA
- the hisH gene encoding imidazole glycerol phosphate synthase subunit HisH, whose protein sequence is MIGIVDYKAGNVTSVARALAFLQEPCVVTHDSKVLDRASHIIFPGVGAAGAAMANLRERGLDEQLRKWVQAKKPVLGICLGSQIILDRSEEDNAACLGIVSGIVKRFPLGLQDGPRRLKIPHMGWNSVEFKQGHPVFAGIPRESEFYFVHSFYTAPADENCVAGWTDYGIRFCSAVARGSLVAVQFHPEKSGRPGLTLLANFCRWRGDYA, encoded by the coding sequence ATGATCGGAATCGTCGATTACAAGGCGGGCAATGTGACCAGCGTGGCGCGGGCGCTTGCGTTTTTGCAAGAGCCCTGCGTCGTTACGCATGACAGCAAAGTGCTCGACCGTGCCAGTCATATCATCTTTCCCGGTGTGGGAGCTGCCGGGGCGGCAATGGCCAACCTCAGGGAGCGCGGACTTGACGAACAACTGCGCAAATGGGTGCAGGCAAAAAAACCGGTGCTCGGCATCTGTCTGGGTTCCCAAATTATCTTGGACCGCAGCGAGGAAGACAACGCCGCCTGCCTGGGCATCGTTTCCGGCATAGTGAAGCGGTTTCCGCTGGGGCTCCAGGACGGACCCCGGAGGCTAAAAATACCCCACATGGGATGGAACAGCGTCGAATTCAAACAAGGGCATCCAGTGTTTGCGGGGATTCCCCGTGAATCCGAGTTTTACTTCGTTCATTCTTTTTACACCGCACCCGCTGATGAAAACTGCGTCGCCGGCTGGACAGATTATGGGATTCGTTTCTGCTCCGCCGTAGCGCGGGGCAGCCTGGTTGCCGTTCAGTTTCACCCGGAAAAAAGCGGCCGTCCCGGTTTGACGCTCTTGGCCAATTTCTGCCGCTGGAGAGGTGATTATGCTTAG